In one Curtobacterium citreum genomic region, the following are encoded:
- a CDS encoding universal stress protein: protein MRDSSVVGTEHVVVGIDGHEASDRAVDWVAVRRLTPGSRVELITVTNGWGGDRLALDRRLARAAERLTVAHQRVDVAVFRLSGVPDRMLADAASTADLLVIGNRRQHRVRTALDGWMPERVPTLANGPTVVVPEDWRPTHGDVVLGVDDATGDTALRFAGSQAVREHRRLSLVRSWKVAEPARVGTLSAFEDPELVETHAREVLIDAERLLHTRFPGLQHRPVVEEGDTADVLGRYAEDASIVVLGRHHTSTLEGRLFGSTAHELISGSRTPVCIAPLRSPDPRRR from the coding sequence ATGCGCGACAGCAGCGTCGTCGGGACCGAACACGTGGTGGTCGGCATCGACGGACACGAGGCGAGTGACCGAGCGGTGGACTGGGTGGCCGTCCGGCGCCTCACGCCAGGGAGCCGGGTCGAGCTCATCACCGTCACCAACGGATGGGGAGGTGACCGACTGGCCCTCGACCGACGGCTCGCCCGCGCCGCAGAGCGCCTGACCGTGGCACACCAGCGGGTTGACGTCGCAGTGTTCCGGCTGTCAGGGGTGCCTGACCGGATGCTCGCGGACGCTGCATCGACCGCGGACCTGCTCGTCATCGGGAACCGGCGCCAGCACCGCGTCCGAACAGCGCTCGACGGGTGGATGCCCGAACGCGTGCCGACCCTCGCGAACGGTCCGACCGTCGTCGTCCCGGAGGACTGGCGACCGACGCACGGGGACGTCGTCCTCGGGGTCGACGACGCCACTGGTGACACCGCGCTCCGCTTCGCCGGGTCCCAGGCCGTCCGGGAGCACCGGCGGCTCAGTTTGGTGCGCTCGTGGAAGGTCGCCGAACCCGCCCGGGTCGGAACGCTGAGCGCCTTCGAGGACCCCGAACTCGTCGAAACGCACGCACGGGAGGTCCTGATCGACGCCGAACGGCTCCTCCACACCCGGTTCCCCGGACTGCAACACCGACCTGTCGTCGAGGAAGGCGACACGGCCGACGTCCTTGGCAGGTACGCCGAGGACGCGTCGATTGTCGTCCTCGGACGACATCACACGTCGACGCTTGAGGGTCGGCTCTTCGGCTCCACTGCACACGAGCTCATCAGTGGTTCGCGAACTCCGGTGTGCATCGCGCCGCTGCGCTCACCGGACCCGCGCCGACGATGA
- a CDS encoding universal stress protein produces the protein MTAYTVAIDDTTAAWRTVDWIADAVDPATDSVRLVTVSEYTGEALERSEERLEAAEQRLRSTHAELTVRHDVTGGPTVDRLVSDATRGDMLVIGGNQVHTFVAAARGRVAERVVAHAVTPVVVVPEHWERSDGPVVVGVDGRSASAALSWAADRAARGRHELALVRAWAVPSAVDAYAAVDLQEDRDLWSKEADLELRAALRAVGAAQPGLHVTGEAVEGQARDVVLRSSRGASLIVVGRRHRTALGGFITGSVGERLMHEGHAPVCIVPEPTHTGGGAESERRPEQLHAEVR, from the coding sequence ATGACCGCCTACACCGTCGCCATCGACGACACGACTGCCGCCTGGAGGACCGTGGACTGGATCGCGGACGCCGTCGACCCTGCGACGGACAGCGTGCGGCTGGTCACCGTGAGCGAGTACACCGGCGAGGCCCTCGAACGGTCCGAAGAGCGACTCGAGGCGGCGGAGCAGCGCTTGCGCTCGACGCATGCCGAGCTCACCGTCCGGCACGACGTGACCGGCGGGCCGACCGTGGATCGCCTCGTGTCGGACGCCACGCGCGGCGACATGCTCGTGATCGGCGGCAACCAGGTGCACACGTTCGTCGCCGCGGCGCGGGGACGCGTGGCCGAGCGGGTGGTCGCGCACGCCGTCACCCCGGTCGTGGTGGTCCCGGAACACTGGGAGCGGTCCGACGGTCCGGTCGTCGTCGGTGTCGACGGGCGGTCCGCGTCCGCCGCGCTGTCCTGGGCCGCCGACCGAGCGGCCCGTGGCCGTCACGAGCTCGCCCTCGTGCGCGCCTGGGCGGTCCCGAGCGCGGTCGACGCCTACGCTGCGGTCGACCTCCAGGAGGACCGAGACCTCTGGTCGAAGGAGGCCGACCTCGAACTCCGGGCCGCGCTCCGGGCGGTCGGTGCCGCGCAGCCAGGGCTCCACGTCACCGGCGAAGCCGTCGAGGGGCAAGCTCGCGACGTGGTCCTCCGGTCGTCCCGGGGTGCGTCGTTGATCGTGGTCGGGCGTCGCCACCGGACGGCACTGGGCGGGTTCATCACGGGGTCGGTCGGTGAACGCCTGATGCACGAGGGGCACGCGCCGGTGTGCATCGTCCCCGAACCGACGCACACCGGTGGGGGCGCGGAGTCCGAGCGCCGTCCGGAACAGCTGCACGCCGAGGTGCGGTGA